One Mycolicibacterium pulveris genomic region harbors:
- a CDS encoding 3-oxoacyl-ACP reductase — MTTEQSATDLSGRVAVVTGAAAGLGRAEAIGLAQAGATVVVNDIASALDKSDVLDEIAAAGAKAVAVAGDISQRSTADELVETADGLGGLGIVVNNAGITRDRMLFNMSDEDWDAVIAVHLRGHFLLTRNAATYWRGKAKAGDGKVYGRVVNTSSEAGLVGPVGQANYGAAKAGITALTLSMSRALGRYGVRANAIAPRARTAMTADVFGEAPDLAEGQVDPLSPEHVVKLVRFLASPASEGVNGQLFIVYGPTVTLVAAPTVEAQFTAQSDAWDPTELSATLQKYFAGRDPERNFSATALMGD, encoded by the coding sequence GTGACGACAGAGCAGTCCGCAACCGACCTGTCCGGACGTGTTGCGGTGGTGACTGGTGCGGCCGCCGGGCTGGGCCGTGCGGAGGCCATCGGCCTCGCCCAGGCCGGCGCGACGGTGGTGGTCAACGACATCGCGTCCGCACTGGACAAGTCCGACGTCCTGGACGAGATCGCCGCCGCAGGCGCCAAGGCGGTCGCGGTGGCCGGTGACATCTCGCAGCGGTCGACGGCCGACGAGCTGGTCGAGACCGCCGACGGGCTGGGCGGCCTGGGCATCGTCGTCAACAATGCCGGCATCACCCGGGACCGGATGCTGTTCAACATGTCCGACGAGGACTGGGACGCGGTGATCGCCGTACACCTGCGGGGCCATTTCCTGCTGACCCGCAACGCGGCCACCTACTGGCGCGGCAAGGCCAAGGCCGGGGACGGCAAGGTCTATGGCCGGGTCGTCAACACCTCCTCGGAGGCGGGGCTGGTGGGTCCGGTCGGTCAGGCCAACTACGGCGCGGCCAAGGCAGGCATCACGGCGTTGACGCTGTCGATGTCCCGGGCGCTGGGGCGCTACGGGGTTCGCGCCAACGCGATCGCCCCGCGCGCTCGCACGGCGATGACGGCCGATGTGTTCGGCGAGGCGCCCGATCTCGCCGAAGGACAGGTCGACCCGCTGTCGCCCGAGCACGTCGTGAAACTCGTGCGGTTTCTCGCGTCGCCGGCCTCGGAAGGGGTCAACGGACAGCTGTTCATCGTCTACGGCCCCACGGTGACACTGGTGGCCGCGCCCACGGTCGAAGCCCAGTTCACGGCCCAGTCCGACGCGTGGGACCCGACGGAATTGTCGGCGACGCTACAGAAGTACTTTGCTGGCAGGGATCCCGAACGGAATTTCTCGGCCACCGCGCTGATGGGTGACTAG
- a CDS encoding virulence factor Mce family protein, which produces MSRPDESNPLRTGIFGIFLIACLVLVAFGYTSLPFWPQGKPYEAYFTDAGGISPGNDVNVSGIKVGQVTGVELAGDAAKVTFTVDRDVKVGDQSLVAIKTDTVLGEKSLAVTPKGSGDSTVIPLGRTTTPYTLNTALQDLGQNVSELDKPRFEQALQTLTDSLQEATPQLRGALDGIANLSRALNKRDEALGQLLGHAKRVSDTLAERAGQVNQLIVDGNMLFAALDERRQALSNLIAGIDDVSQQLSGFVADNRREFKPALENLNLVMDNLLERREHISEALKRLPPYATALGEVVGSGPGFQINLYGLPPAPIAEVLLDVYFQPGKLPDSLSDMLRGYISERMIIRPKSP; this is translated from the coding sequence ATGAGTAGACCTGACGAGTCGAATCCCTTACGAACCGGGATTTTCGGCATCTTCCTCATAGCCTGCCTGGTGCTGGTGGCCTTCGGTTACACCAGCCTGCCGTTCTGGCCGCAGGGAAAGCCCTACGAGGCGTATTTCACCGATGCGGGTGGCATTTCGCCGGGCAACGACGTCAACGTGTCGGGGATCAAGGTGGGCCAGGTCACCGGTGTCGAACTTGCCGGTGACGCCGCCAAGGTGACCTTCACCGTCGACCGCGACGTCAAGGTCGGCGACCAGTCGCTGGTCGCCATCAAGACCGACACCGTGCTCGGCGAGAAGTCGCTGGCCGTAACACCGAAGGGCAGCGGCGATTCCACGGTGATCCCGTTGGGACGCACCACGACTCCCTACACCCTCAACACCGCGCTGCAGGACCTCGGCCAGAACGTCAGCGAGCTGGACAAGCCGCGTTTCGAGCAGGCACTGCAGACGCTGACCGACTCGCTGCAGGAAGCCACCCCGCAATTACGCGGCGCTTTGGACGGTATCGCCAACCTGTCACGCGCCCTCAACAAGCGCGACGAGGCCCTGGGCCAACTGCTCGGCCACGCCAAGCGGGTGTCGGACACGCTGGCCGAGCGGGCCGGCCAGGTGAACCAACTCATCGTCGACGGCAACATGCTGTTCGCCGCGCTCGACGAGCGACGTCAGGCACTGAGCAACCTGATCGCTGGTATCGACGATGTCTCCCAACAACTTTCGGGGTTCGTCGCCGACAACCGCCGTGAGTTCAAGCCCGCGCTGGAGAACCTCAACCTGGTGATGGACAACCTTCTCGAGCGTCGGGAACACATCAGCGAGGCCCTCAAGCGGCTTCCGCCCTACGCCACCGCGTTGGGTGAGGTGGTCGGTTCCGGCCCCGGCTTCCAGATCAACCTGTACGGGTTGCCGCCCGCCCCGATCGCCGAGGTGCTGTTGGACGTCTACTTCCAGCCGGGCAAGCTGCCCGACAGCCTGTCCGACATGCTGCGCGGCTACATCTCCGAACGAATGATCATCAGGCCGAAGTCACCATGA
- a CDS encoding acyl-CoA dehydrogenase family protein gives MRIGYTPEQEELRRELRAYFSKLMTPERAEALASNDGEMGRGNVYRETVAQMGKDGWLTLSWPKEYGGQERPPMDGLIFNDEAAIANVPVPFLTINSVAPTIMAFGTDEQKKFYLPKIASGDLHFSIGYSEPGAGTDLAALRTTAVRDGDEYVINGQKMWTSLIAYADYVWLAVRTNQEAKKHRGISVLIVPTTAEGFSWTPVHTMAGVDTSATYYQDVRVPVANLVGEENAGWKLVTNQLNHERVALVSAQPIFVALNGVREWAQNTKDVHGKRLIDSEWVQLNLARVHAKAEVLKLINWELASAEDAAPSPADASAAKVYGTELATEAYRLLMEVLGTAATLRPGSPGALLRGRVERMHRSCLILTFGGGTNEIQRDIIGMVALGLPRANR, from the coding sequence ATGCGGATCGGCTACACCCCAGAGCAGGAGGAGTTGCGTCGCGAACTGCGGGCTTACTTCTCCAAGCTGATGACGCCCGAGCGCGCCGAGGCGCTGGCCTCCAACGACGGCGAGATGGGCCGCGGCAATGTCTACCGCGAAACGGTCGCCCAGATGGGCAAGGACGGCTGGCTCACGCTGAGCTGGCCCAAGGAGTACGGCGGCCAGGAACGCCCGCCCATGGACGGGCTGATCTTCAACGACGAGGCCGCGATCGCCAACGTCCCGGTTCCGTTCCTGACCATCAACAGCGTCGCGCCCACGATCATGGCGTTCGGCACCGACGAGCAGAAGAAGTTCTACCTGCCCAAGATCGCCTCGGGCGATCTGCACTTCTCGATCGGCTATTCCGAGCCGGGTGCGGGCACCGACCTGGCCGCGCTGCGGACCACCGCGGTTCGTGACGGCGACGAGTATGTGATCAACGGCCAGAAGATGTGGACCAGCCTGATCGCCTACGCCGACTACGTGTGGCTGGCGGTGCGGACCAACCAGGAGGCCAAGAAGCACCGCGGCATCTCGGTGCTGATCGTGCCCACCACCGCCGAGGGCTTCTCCTGGACCCCGGTGCACACCATGGCCGGCGTGGACACCAGCGCCACCTACTACCAGGACGTGCGGGTTCCCGTCGCGAACCTGGTCGGCGAGGAGAACGCCGGCTGGAAGCTGGTCACCAACCAGCTCAACCACGAGCGGGTCGCCCTGGTCTCCGCCCAGCCGATCTTCGTGGCGCTCAACGGGGTTCGCGAGTGGGCGCAGAACACCAAGGACGTGCACGGCAAGCGCCTGATCGATTCGGAGTGGGTGCAGCTCAACCTGGCCCGGGTGCACGCCAAGGCCGAGGTGCTCAAGCTCATCAACTGGGAGCTGGCGTCCGCCGAAGACGCCGCGCCGTCACCCGCCGACGCGTCGGCGGCCAAGGTCTACGGCACCGAGTTGGCCACCGAGGCCTACCGGCTGTTGATGGAGGTACTCGGCACCGCGGCCACCCTGCGGCCGGGTTCGCCCGGCGCGCTGCTGCGCGGCCGGGTCGAGCGCATGCACCGCAGCTGTCTGATTTTGACTTTCGGCGGCGGAACCAACGAGATCCAGCGCGACATCATCGGAATGGTCGCCCTGGGCCTGCCACGAGCGAACCGGTAA
- a CDS encoding ferredoxin gives MRVEVDRDRCEGNAVCVGLAPELFELDDDDYAVVKADPIPADKEELAQRAIEECPRAALNRRD, from the coding sequence ATGCGAGTGGAAGTGGACCGCGACCGTTGTGAGGGCAATGCGGTATGCGTCGGACTTGCGCCTGAGCTGTTCGAGCTCGACGACGATGACTACGCGGTGGTGAAGGCCGATCCGATTCCCGCCGACAAGGAGGAGCTCGCCCAGCGGGCGATCGAGGAGTGCCCTCGCGCCGCCCTGAACCGCCGAGACTAG
- a CDS encoding MlaE family ABC transporter permease: MIEQLAAPARAVGGFVEMSFDTFAKIFRRPFQFREFLDQTWMIARVSLVPTLLVAIPFTVLVAFTLNILLREIGAADLSGAGTAFGTITQLGPVVTVLVVAGAGATAICADLGARTIREEIDAMRVLGIDPIQRLVVPRVLASTFVALLLNGLVCLIGLSGGYVFSVFLQGVNPGAFINGLTVLTGLGELVMAEIKALLFGVVAGLVGCYRGLTVKGGPKGVGVAVNETVVYAFICLFVINVIMTAIGVRVLER; this comes from the coding sequence TTGATCGAACAGCTCGCGGCGCCGGCACGGGCCGTGGGCGGGTTCGTCGAGATGTCGTTCGACACTTTCGCCAAGATCTTCCGGCGGCCATTCCAGTTCCGTGAGTTTCTCGACCAGACGTGGATGATCGCGCGGGTGTCGCTGGTGCCGACGCTGTTGGTGGCGATTCCATTCACGGTGCTCGTCGCGTTCACCCTGAACATCCTGCTGCGCGAGATCGGCGCCGCCGACCTGTCGGGGGCCGGCACCGCGTTCGGCACGATCACCCAGCTCGGCCCGGTCGTGACGGTGTTGGTGGTCGCGGGTGCGGGCGCCACCGCGATCTGCGCCGACCTCGGTGCGCGCACCATCCGCGAGGAGATCGACGCGATGCGCGTGCTAGGCATCGACCCGATCCAGCGGCTGGTGGTGCCGCGCGTGTTGGCGTCGACGTTCGTCGCGCTGTTGCTCAACGGCCTGGTCTGCCTCATCGGGTTGTCCGGCGGCTATGTGTTCTCGGTCTTTCTGCAGGGAGTCAACCCGGGCGCGTTCATCAACGGCCTGACGGTGCTGACCGGCTTGGGTGAGCTCGTCATGGCCGAGATCAAGGCGTTGCTGTTCGGCGTGGTGGCCGGGCTGGTCGGCTGCTACCGGGGATTAACGGTCAAGGGCGGGCCGAAGGGAGTGGGCGTCGCGGTCAACGAAACCGTCGTGTACGCGTTCATCTGCCTGTTCGTGATCAACGTGATCATGACGGCCATCGGCGTCCGGGTGCTGGAGCGGTGA
- a CDS encoding LpqN/LpqT family lipoprotein — protein sequence MRATAISAAVVMVTASVLVLAGCGSDSDTATEPTTTSDTTSTTTTEQAAPTTARIAPREEDAPGPHPTIASYIAENDIAETPVQRGDPGAPVLDLPVPEGWEPAGDSTPEWAYGAIVYTGPEAGEYTPSIVALMSKLTGDVDPQAIIDLAPGELQNLPGWAPLNEGEVSSLGDYPAYQLGGTWESEGRTKIVAQKTVVIPGNDGLYVLQLNADGLDSQAEIVGAATKVIDEQTTIGF from the coding sequence ATGAGAGCCACGGCGATCTCGGCGGCCGTCGTGATGGTCACGGCGTCGGTGCTCGTGTTGGCCGGCTGCGGCTCGGACAGCGACACCGCGACCGAGCCCACCACCACGTCGGACACCACCAGCACCACGACGACCGAACAGGCAGCGCCGACGACGGCCCGTATCGCACCGCGCGAGGAGGACGCGCCGGGGCCCCATCCGACGATCGCGAGCTACATCGCCGAGAACGACATCGCCGAAACCCCGGTCCAGCGGGGCGATCCCGGTGCGCCCGTCCTCGATCTGCCGGTGCCCGAGGGATGGGAGCCCGCGGGCGACAGCACGCCGGAGTGGGCGTACGGCGCCATCGTCTACACGGGTCCGGAGGCCGGCGAGTACACCCCCAGCATCGTCGCGCTGATGTCGAAGCTGACCGGCGACGTCGACCCGCAGGCCATCATCGACTTGGCGCCCGGCGAACTGCAGAACCTGCCGGGCTGGGCCCCGCTGAACGAGGGTGAGGTCAGCTCGCTGGGAGACTACCCGGCCTACCAACTCGGTGGTACCTGGGAGTCGGAGGGGCGGACCAAGATCGTCGCGCAGAAGACGGTGGTGATCCCCGGCAACGACGGGCTCTACGTGTTGCAGCTCAACGCCGACGGGCTCGACAGTCAGGCCGAAATCGTCGGCGCTGCAACCAAAGTGATCGACGAGCAGACCACGATCGGCTTCTGA
- a CDS encoding MlaE family ABC transporter permease: MSYDVTLRFRRLFRGVPRVVDTVGEQALFYGQTMRYIPNALTRYRKETIRLVAEMTMGTGALVMIGGTVGVAAFLTLASGGVIAVQGYSSLGNIGIEALTGFLSAFLNVRIVAPVIAGIALAATIGAGTTAQLGAMRVAEEIDAVESMAVHSVSYLVSTRLMAGLIAIIPLYSLSVLAAFFAARFTTVFVNNQSAGLYDHYFNTFLVPTDLLWSFLQAIVMAVAVMLVHTYYGYNATGGPVGVGIAVGQAVRTSLIVVVTITLFISLAVYGASGNFNLSG; encoded by the coding sequence ATGAGCTATGACGTAACGCTTCGCTTCCGCAGGCTTTTCCGCGGCGTGCCAAGGGTTGTCGACACCGTCGGCGAGCAGGCGCTGTTCTACGGCCAGACGATGCGCTACATCCCCAACGCGCTCACCCGCTACCGCAAGGAGACCATCCGGCTGGTGGCCGAGATGACCATGGGCACCGGCGCGCTGGTGATGATCGGCGGCACCGTCGGCGTCGCGGCGTTCTTGACCCTGGCCTCCGGCGGCGTCATCGCCGTGCAGGGCTACTCGTCGCTGGGCAACATCGGCATCGAGGCACTGACCGGGTTCCTCTCGGCGTTCCTCAACGTGCGCATCGTGGCTCCGGTGATCGCGGGCATCGCGCTGGCGGCGACCATCGGCGCGGGCACCACCGCGCAGCTGGGCGCCATGCGCGTGGCCGAGGAGATCGATGCGGTCGAGTCGATGGCCGTGCACTCGGTGTCCTACCTGGTGTCCACGCGGCTGATGGCCGGGCTGATCGCGATCATCCCGCTGTACTCGCTTTCGGTGCTCGCGGCGTTCTTCGCGGCGCGGTTCACCACGGTCTTCGTCAACAACCAGTCGGCGGGCCTCTACGACCACTACTTCAACACCTTTCTGGTGCCCACCGATCTGTTGTGGTCGTTTCTGCAGGCCATCGTGATGGCGGTCGCGGTGATGCTGGTGCACACCTACTACGGCTACAACGCGACCGGCGGTCCCGTTGGCGTCGGCATCGCCGTCGGTCAGGCCGTGCGGACCTCGCTGATCGTCGTCGTGACCATCACCCTGTTCATCTCACTCGCCGTCTACGGCGCGTCCGGCAACTTCAACCTCTCGGGTTAG
- a CDS encoding acyl-CoA dehydrogenase family protein: MDFRTTEAAEDLGGLVRTIVDSVCTPEHQRDLDGLEERFDRDLWAKLIEADVLSAAASEALGGGGFGVLEQVAVLAALGRQMAAVPYLESAVLGAGALATFGAETIQQQWAVPTVKGDKIVTVALDGEMGDGPVRAQSSGTGGYRLTGSRTQVPFGPVADAFLVPAETDSGTRVFLVAADDAGVNITSLDTTGHGSVGQLQLQDVELDSARMLGEQGDAVVAWLSTRATLGRSAFQLGVVERALELTAAYAREREQFDRPIGSFQAVSSRLADGYIDVKALRLTLTQATWRLSEDLPADIDVNTAAFWAAEAGHRVAHTAVHVHGGVGIDIDHPVHRYFLAAKQIEFAIGTATGQLLRIGRELAESPASS, from the coding sequence ATGGATTTCAGAACAACCGAAGCCGCCGAGGACCTCGGCGGGCTGGTCCGCACCATCGTCGATTCGGTGTGCACACCCGAACATCAACGGGATCTGGACGGCCTCGAGGAAAGGTTCGACCGTGACCTGTGGGCCAAGCTGATCGAAGCCGACGTGCTCTCGGCAGCAGCGTCAGAAGCGTTGGGCGGCGGCGGGTTCGGTGTGCTCGAGCAGGTCGCCGTGCTCGCCGCGCTGGGCAGGCAGATGGCCGCGGTGCCCTACCTGGAGTCGGCGGTGCTCGGCGCGGGCGCGCTGGCGACGTTCGGGGCCGAGACCATTCAGCAGCAGTGGGCGGTGCCCACCGTCAAGGGCGACAAGATCGTCACCGTGGCGCTGGACGGGGAGATGGGCGACGGCCCGGTGCGGGCCCAATCGTCGGGGACCGGCGGATATCGGCTCACCGGCTCGCGGACCCAGGTGCCGTTCGGGCCCGTCGCCGACGCGTTCCTCGTTCCGGCCGAAACCGATTCCGGAACCAGGGTGTTCCTGGTGGCGGCCGACGACGCCGGGGTGAACATCACCTCGCTGGACACCACGGGCCACGGCAGCGTGGGCCAGCTCCAGCTCCAGGACGTGGAACTGGACAGCGCCAGGATGCTCGGAGAGCAGGGCGACGCCGTCGTCGCGTGGCTGAGCACACGGGCCACACTGGGCCGCAGCGCATTTCAGCTCGGGGTGGTGGAGCGCGCCTTGGAGCTGACCGCCGCGTACGCCCGCGAACGCGAGCAGTTCGACCGCCCGATCGGTAGCTTCCAGGCGGTGTCGTCGCGGCTGGCCGACGGCTACATCGACGTCAAGGCACTGCGGCTGACCCTGACACAGGCGACGTGGCGGCTCTCCGAGGACCTTCCCGCCGACATCGACGTCAACACCGCGGCGTTCTGGGCCGCCGAGGCCGGGCACCGCGTGGCACACACCGCGGTGCACGTGCACGGCGGCGTCGGCATCGACATCGACCACCCGGTGCACCGGTACTTCCTGGCCGCCAAGCAGATCGAATTCGCGATCGGCACCGCGACCGGGCAATTGCTCCGCATCGGCCGGGAGTTGGCGGAGTCCCCGGCTTCGTCGTGA
- the fadD17 gene encoding long-chain-fatty-acid--CoA ligase FadD17: MSELPTVAALLTPLADVDDRGVYFEDTFVSWRDHLKHGAAVAATLRARMDPDRPPHVGVLLQNTPEFSAVLVAAGLTGLVPVGLNPVRRGAALQRDITHADCQVVLADSAHSEILGNVEHVNVDSPQWAQEVAAHADAAVVAHEAKPSDLFMLIYTSGTSGDPKAVKCSQGKVAIAGVTMTGRFDLGPGDVCYVSMPLFHSNAVLVGWAVALASQSSLALRRKFSASQFLPDVRRYGATYANYVGKPLSYILATPERPDDADNPLRAVYGNEGAPADVERFARRFATVVMDGFGSTEGGIAIASTPDTPPGALGPLPPGTEIIDVDTGEPCPPGVTGELVNVSDAGRFEGYYNDPEADAERMRGGVYHSGDLAYRDENGYAYFAGRLGDWMRVDGENLGAAPIERVLLRHPDVVEAAVYGVPAPDVGDQVMAALTLTEGAVFDPEAFAAFLAGQPDLGPKQWPSFVRVSAVLPRTETFKVIKRHLAAEGTDCADPVYPVPRPQSTRR, from the coding sequence GTGAGCGAGCTGCCCACCGTCGCGGCCCTGTTGACGCCGCTGGCCGACGTCGACGACCGCGGGGTGTACTTCGAAGACACGTTCGTCAGCTGGCGAGACCACCTCAAACACGGTGCGGCCGTGGCCGCCACACTACGGGCCCGCATGGACCCCGACCGGCCACCTCACGTCGGAGTGCTGCTGCAGAACACCCCGGAGTTCTCGGCGGTGCTGGTGGCGGCCGGCCTGACGGGCCTCGTCCCGGTGGGGCTGAACCCGGTGCGCCGCGGTGCGGCGCTGCAGCGGGACATAACACACGCAGATTGCCAAGTGGTGCTGGCTGATTCGGCACACAGCGAGATTCTCGGCAATGTCGAGCACGTCAACGTCGACTCGCCGCAGTGGGCGCAGGAAGTGGCCGCGCACGCCGACGCGGCGGTAGTCGCCCATGAGGCCAAGCCCAGCGATCTGTTCATGCTGATCTACACGTCGGGCACCAGCGGCGATCCCAAGGCCGTCAAATGCAGCCAGGGCAAGGTCGCCATCGCCGGGGTGACCATGACGGGTCGTTTCGACCTGGGTCCGGGGGACGTCTGCTATGTCTCGATGCCGCTGTTCCACTCCAACGCGGTGCTGGTGGGCTGGGCCGTCGCGCTGGCATCCCAAAGCTCACTTGCCTTGCGGCGCAAGTTCTCCGCCTCGCAGTTCCTGCCCGACGTGCGCCGATACGGCGCGACGTACGCCAACTATGTCGGCAAGCCGCTGTCCTACATCCTGGCCACCCCCGAACGACCCGACGACGCGGACAACCCGCTGCGGGCGGTGTACGGCAACGAGGGGGCACCCGCCGACGTGGAGCGGTTCGCGCGGCGGTTCGCCACGGTCGTCATGGACGGCTTCGGATCGACCGAGGGCGGCATCGCGATCGCCAGTACACCCGACACCCCGCCCGGCGCGCTCGGGCCGCTGCCACCGGGCACCGAGATCATCGACGTCGACACCGGCGAACCATGCCCGCCGGGAGTGACCGGTGAGCTCGTGAACGTCTCGGACGCAGGGCGTTTCGAGGGCTACTACAACGACCCGGAGGCCGACGCCGAACGGATGCGCGGCGGCGTGTACCACAGCGGCGACCTGGCCTACCGCGACGAGAACGGCTATGCGTACTTCGCGGGCAGGCTCGGCGACTGGATGCGGGTGGACGGGGAGAACCTCGGCGCGGCGCCGATCGAGCGGGTGCTGCTGCGCCATCCCGACGTGGTCGAGGCGGCGGTCTACGGCGTCCCGGCACCCGACGTCGGCGATCAGGTCATGGCGGCGCTGACGTTGACCGAAGGCGCGGTTTTCGATCCCGAGGCGTTCGCGGCGTTTCTGGCCGGGCAACCCGACTTGGGGCCGAAGCAGTGGCCGTCGTTCGTCCGGGTCAGCGCCGTGCTTCCGCGCACCGAGACGTTCAAGGTGATCAAACGTCACCTGGCCGCGGAGGGCACCGACTGCGCCGACCCGGTGTACCCGGTGCCCCGGCCGCAGTCCACCCGCCGATGA
- a CDS encoding MCE family protein, whose product MSDGDAKRSHVRIAAAILAAILLGATVFTYLAYTAAFTATDTVSVTAPRAGLVMERDAKVKYRGVQIGKVKTIEYAGDEARLTLAIDSAEMRYIPSNAVVRIGSTTVFGAKAVEFLPPEEPVGQLKPGATVAAKDVQLEVNTLFQTLNDVLQKVDPINLNATLSALAEGLRGNGDDLGATLAGLNYYLEQLNPKLPTLGEDLQKTAVVANIYGDAGPDVARIFDNAPAISDTIVDEQDNLNAALLAATGLANNGTATLEPGADDYIAAMQRLRAPLSVAAEYSPEYGCILEGTALAVDRFAPVIGGIRPGLFVSSNFLPGSPSYTYPESLPIVNAKGGPNCRGLPNVPSKQFGGSWYRSPFLVTDNAYVPYQPNTELQFDAPSTLQWLFNGAFAERDDF is encoded by the coding sequence ATGTCCGACGGTGACGCCAAGCGCAGCCACGTACGGATCGCTGCGGCGATCCTGGCTGCAATCCTGCTGGGCGCCACCGTCTTCACCTATCTGGCCTACACCGCGGCGTTCACCGCCACCGACACCGTCAGCGTCACCGCGCCGCGGGCCGGCCTGGTGATGGAACGCGACGCCAAGGTCAAGTACCGGGGTGTGCAGATCGGCAAGGTCAAGACGATCGAGTACGCCGGGGACGAAGCCAGGCTGACGCTGGCGATCGACAGCGCTGAGATGCGCTACATCCCGTCCAACGCCGTGGTGCGCATCGGCAGCACAACAGTTTTCGGTGCGAAGGCGGTGGAGTTCCTGCCTCCCGAGGAACCGGTCGGACAGCTCAAACCCGGTGCGACGGTGGCCGCGAAGGATGTTCAGCTCGAGGTCAACACGCTGTTCCAGACGCTGAACGACGTGCTGCAGAAGGTCGACCCGATCAACCTGAACGCCACGTTGAGCGCGTTGGCGGAGGGTCTGCGCGGTAACGGCGATGACCTCGGCGCCACCCTGGCCGGCCTGAATTACTATCTGGAGCAACTGAATCCGAAGTTGCCGACGTTGGGGGAGGATCTGCAGAAGACGGCGGTGGTGGCCAACATCTACGGCGACGCCGGTCCCGACGTGGCGCGCATCTTCGACAACGCGCCGGCGATCAGCGACACGATCGTCGACGAGCAGGACAACCTCAACGCGGCGCTGCTCGCCGCAACGGGGTTGGCCAACAACGGCACCGCCACGCTGGAGCCGGGAGCGGACGACTACATCGCCGCGATGCAGCGGCTGCGGGCCCCGCTGAGCGTGGCGGCCGAGTATTCGCCCGAGTACGGCTGCATCCTGGAGGGCACCGCGTTGGCGGTAGACCGGTTCGCCCCTGTCATCGGTGGTATCCGGCCGGGTCTGTTCGTCTCGTCGAACTTCCTGCCCGGCTCGCCGAGCTACACCTACCCGGAGAGCCTGCCGATCGTGAACGCGAAGGGCGGCCCGAATTGCCGTGGCCTGCCCAATGTTCCGAGCAAGCAGTTCGGCGGATCGTGGTACCGCTCGCCGTTCCTGGTCACCGACAACGCGTACGTGCCTTATCAGCCGAACACCGAGTTGCAGTTCGACGCGCCGTCGACGCTGCAGTGGCTGTTCAATGGTGCGTTCGCCGAGAGGGACGACTTCTGA
- a CDS encoding MCE family protein: MAKRDRTLLNVSVFTVVMLLVAGGLVVVFGEFRFAPESGYHATFTDASRLKAGQDVRIAGVPVGTVNNVTLNPDNTVDVAFDVDDRYQLYTSTRAVVRYENLVGDRYLEITSGPGELRKLPAGATIPQKNTQPALDLDALLGGLRPVLKGLDGQKVNEVSNAVVELLQGQGGALSSLLSSTSAFTQNLAARDQLIGDVITNLNTVLATVDEKGAQFNASVDQLQKLITGLAEGRDPIAGAIGPLASAENDLTDMLQQSRRPVQGVIENARPFAQRFDERKADVNKVIEPLAENYLRLNALGAYGSFFNIFYCATRIKISGPAGSDILIPFGGPPDPSKGRCAPVDE; the protein is encoded by the coding sequence ATGGCAAAGCGCGATCGCACGCTGCTCAACGTCAGCGTCTTCACGGTGGTGATGCTGCTGGTCGCCGGCGGGCTCGTGGTGGTGTTCGGCGAGTTCCGGTTCGCTCCGGAAAGCGGCTATCACGCGACGTTCACCGACGCGTCGCGGCTGAAGGCCGGTCAGGATGTGCGCATCGCCGGTGTTCCCGTGGGCACCGTCAACAACGTCACGCTCAACCCCGACAACACCGTCGACGTCGCGTTCGACGTCGACGACCGCTACCAGCTCTACACCTCGACACGCGCGGTGGTGCGCTACGAGAACCTCGTCGGCGACCGCTATCTCGAGATCACCTCCGGGCCGGGCGAGTTGCGTAAACTTCCTGCGGGCGCGACCATCCCACAGAAGAACACCCAGCCGGCGCTGGATCTGGACGCCCTGCTCGGAGGTCTGCGTCCCGTGCTCAAGGGGCTCGACGGCCAAAAGGTCAACGAGGTGAGCAACGCGGTCGTCGAACTGTTGCAGGGCCAAGGCGGTGCGTTGTCGAGCCTGCTGTCGAGCACCAGCGCGTTCACCCAGAACCTTGCCGCCAGAGATCAACTCATCGGCGACGTCATCACCAATCTCAACACCGTGCTCGCCACCGTCGACGAGAAGGGCGCGCAGTTCAACGCCAGCGTCGACCAGCTGCAGAAGCTGATCACCGGCCTTGCCGAGGGCCGCGACCCGATTGCCGGTGCGATCGGCCCGCTGGCGTCTGCGGAGAACGACCTGACCGACATGCTCCAGCAGTCGCGCCGGCCGGTGCAGGGTGTGATCGAGAACGCCCGCCCGTTCGCTCAGCGTTTCGACGAGCGCAAGGCCGATGTCAACAAGGTCATCGAGCCGCTCGCCGAGAACTACTTGCGGCTCAACGCGCTCGGCGCCTACGGCTCGTTCTTCAACATCTTCTACTGCGCTACCCGGATCAAGATCAGCGGCCCTGCGGGTAGCGACATCCTGATTCCGTTCGGTGGGCCACCGGATCCGTCCAAGGGGAGGTGTGCACCGGTCGATGAGTAG